In a genomic window of Melospiza melodia melodia isolate bMelMel2 unplaced genomic scaffold, bMelMel2.pri scaffold_46, whole genome shotgun sequence:
- the LOC134434727 gene encoding olfactory receptor 14A16-like, producing MSNSSYIRQFLLLALADTRQLQLLHFCLLLGISLAALLGNGLIISTVACSHHLHTPMFFFLLNLALSDLGSICTTVPKAMHNSLWHTRSISYSGCAVQVFFFLFFISAEFYLLTFMCYDRYVSICKPLHYGTLLGSRACAHMAAAAWASAFLTALTHTANTFSLPLCHGNALGQFFCEIPQILKLSCSHSIIRELGLIAVSSCLALCYFVFIVFSYVQIFRAVLRIPTEQGRHKAFSTCLPHLAVVYLSVSTGIFSYLKPPPMSTPSLDLTLSVLCSVVPPALNPLIYSLRNQELKAAVWRLMTG from the coding sequence ATGTCTAACAGCAGCTACATCAGGCAATTCCttttgctggcattggcagacacgcggcagctgcagctcctgcacttctgcctcttgctgggcatctccctggctgccctcctgggcaacggcctcatcatcagcaccgtagcctgcagccaccacctgcacacgcccatgttcttcttcctgctcaacctggccctcagtgacctgggctccatctgcaccactgtccccaaagccatgcacaattctctcTGGCACACCAGaagcatctcctactcaggatgtgctgtacaggtctttttctttctgtttttcatcTCAGCGGAATTTTATCTCCTGACATTCATGTGCTACGACCgatacgtgtccatctgcaaacccctgcactatggaaccctcctgggcagcagagcttgcgcccacatggcagcagctgcctgggccagtgcctttctcactgctctcacgcacacagccaatacattttccctgcccctgtgccatggcaatgccctgggacagttcttctgtgaaatcccacagatcctcaagctctcttgctcacaCTCAATcatcagggaacttgggctcattgcagttagttcctgtttagcactttgctattttgtgttcattgttttctcttatgtgcagatcttcagggctgtgctgaggatccccactgagcagggacggcacaaagccttttccacctgcctccctcacctggctgtggtctacCTGTCcgtcagcactggcatattttccTACCTGAAACCTCCCCCCATGtccaccccatccctggatctgacctTGTCAGTTCTTtgctcggtggtgcctccagccctgaaccccctcatctacagcctgaggaaccaggagctcaaggctgcagtgtggagactgatgactgga